The Panicum hallii strain FIL2 chromosome 5, PHallii_v3.1, whole genome shotgun sequence genome contains the following window.
TCCCGGGCGTCGACGCCCTCGTGGTCGACATGTTCTGCACCGACGCGCTCGAcgtcgccgccgagctcggcgtcCCGGCCTGCTTCTTCTTCACTTCCGCGCTCGCCGACCTCGCCGTCATGCTCCACCTCCCATACAACTTCCCCGCTGCCCCGCTGAAGGACATGCCCGAGACCGCGCTGCGTTTCCCCGGCGTGCCGGCGATCCGCGCGATGGACATGGCGACCACGGTGCAGGACGGGGGGAGCGACATCGCCAGAGCACGGCTGCGCAGTGCGCGCGCATGCCCGAAGCGAGAGGCTTTCTCGTGAACAGCTTCGACTGGCTGGAGGCACGGGCCCTGGAAGCGCTCAGGCGTGGGCTCTGCACGCCACACCGCCCAACCCCGCCCGTCTACTGCATCGGGCCATTGGTCCTCCCAGCGAACACGGGTGGTGGAGGCAGCGAGAGGCACGCTTGCCTCGCGTGGCTGGACACGCAGCCGGACCGGGCGTGGTGTTCCTCAGCTTCGGCAGCATGGGCACCTTCCCGGCGGCGCAGCTGAGGGAGATGGCGCGCGGGCTGGAGAACTCCGGGCACAGGTTCCTGTGGGTTGTGCGCAACCCACCCGAGCACCCGTGCGAATCCCTCGAGCCGGACATGGAGGCGTTGCTTCCCGGGGGATTCTTGGACCGGACCAGGGAGAGGGGCATGGTGGTGATGAACTGGGCGCCACAGATGGAGGTTCTGCAGCACGATGCCGTCGGCGCATTCGTGACGCACTGCGGGTGGAACTCGGCACTGGAGGGGATCGTGTCCGGCGTGCCGATGGTCTGCTGGCCTCTGTACTCGGAGCAGAGGATGAACAAGGTGCACATGGTGGAGGAGATGAAGGTCGGGGTGGTGGTGGAGGGCTACGAGAAGGAGCTGGTGAAGGcggaggagctggaggcgaAGGTGAGGCTGGTGCTGGAGTCCGAGGAAGGGAAGAAGCTCAGGGAGAGGCTCGTGATGGCCAGGGAGATGGCTGTCGACGCCCTCAAGGACGGCGGATCCTCTGACGTGGCGCTCGACGAGTTCCTGAACGGCCTCTAGAAGACGTGCAACGCGGACCTGAAAGCGTAAACGGAGCAGTCGATTTCGACAGTATATCTGAAGACATCCAATGTGTATCTTTCGAACTGAGTAAAGAAGAGAGAGGTGTAGAAAGAATGGAAAGAATTGAATGCTGTAATGAAAGAATAAAGGGAATGAACACACCCCGTTCTGTTCTTGTGATCCGACCCAGCCTACACTAAAAACAGCCACAGGGCCTTCAGCTCCACAAGACAAAATAGCTAATGGACTACCTTAACCACACGCACCGTACAATCAATCCACAGCACAAAAGCCAGACCCAAGAGCACTACTAATACACACCCCTCGGGTCCGGTCGGGTCCTCGGTCTCTTTGGCTTCTCACTCGTCCTGGTCCTGGCACAGCTCCTTCCTGAGCCGCTGCGAGAAGAGCTTGCAGGCGTCCATGCAGAGATCGACGGCCGCGGATAGCGCCACGAACAACGCGACGTCGCCCATGCACGTCACGTGCTGCACGCCGACCTGCACGGTGGGCCGGCTCGCGCGCCCCTCGCCCTCCACCGTGGATCCCATGACGAAGCCGCCGGCGAACGGCcacgcggcgccggcggcggcctccgGGAACGTGGCCGGGTCGATCACGAACTGCCCGCCGCGCCTGGTGCTGATGGACGACTCGGCGATGGGGACGGCGCACTCGTGGGGCCCCGAGTCGAAGACCAGCTCGAGCCGGTAGCCGAGCGCGTCGACGGGGCCGCGCTCGCGCCACGCCTCGAGGCGCGCCCAGGGCTTCCAGCTGGACGGCCCGGCGCCCGTGGCCTGGAGGATGAGCCAGGAGCCCGGGTTGGCGCGGGAGACGCGGCCGGAGCCCGGGGACGGCACGAACGGCGTCACCATGGACGCCGCCGCCACGGGGGAGCCCGACAGGTCGTGGATGGTCACCGTCCACCCCTTGCGCTGCTCGCGCGAGCCGTCGCGGCGGCCGTCGCCGTGGAGGGTGCTGCTGAGCCAGGACCGCAGCCTCCGGCTGGCGCTCCGGGTCATGGACGACTGCGGCGTCAGCGATCTGGTCAAAATTCGGAGCGCTTAGTTTACATGAACGTAACGTGCAGGCGCATGCTTGCATTTCCTAGTAAATAAATCTAGTAAAATGTCACTGCATAATCTTTCATAGCGTACGTGGCGCCAAGTGTGTATGCGACAAGATTAGAAGGTAATGGCTATGGTAATCCGGCCTCGTGCAAGGTTAGCTGGACATGATACATGGAAGATTCTGAGCCAGCTAGCTATATCTATATGAGCTTTGCAGAACAATACTAATAAGGAGCTAGGTTGGTGAGTCCATCACATGCACGGTTGGTGTGTCTCTGTGCCTCAGCATGCTGGATGTTCAGGTTTAAGAGATCAGTTCTAGCTAGCTGTAAGTACAATTACTCTGCTGGTATCTTAAGCTAGCTGGATTAATGCATATATGGGGATCCGAGCAGCACTGACACTGAAGGTTTCTCTAGAGAACCAACTTGGCTGCTCAAGAGTGCAGGACCAATGTACTTTTGTATTGAGGAATTTGATGGGGAAAAAATTGTGGGTCTGGTTTGTTTTTGCTTTTTACAATTCCGAAGACAGCGACATGGATTCTCATGTGTACACCAATTCATTTTGATTCCAACTAGAAATGCTACCTTCCATGGAGAACAAAAATAAATTATGTTCAGTTGCAATGGAGGTTGCAATATAATGCCGGTAGTAGTATGAATGTATGATAAACAACAAAGTATCTAAGAGCTGGCATCCAATATTATGAAAGGTACGAAGAAGAATCAAAAGAAAAACAGAAAGGGGGGATGCTTTTGACTTTTTTTTCCTCTAAAAAAAATGAAGAGAGGTATTGAGCTATCTAGCTGTGCTCACTAGTTACTTC
Protein-coding sequences here:
- the LOC112894099 gene encoding uncharacterized protein LOC112894099, which codes for MDPCAFVRLTVDQLLLKLPAVPRPSSGAGVHPSTSPCFCTLSLQDHPASPPRTALLPLAGASGAAAAHADPVVLSLDADAVRRLSARPAELVVSVHAGQTGTTCGVSAARALGRVRVPVDVARAAAGETVVARDGWVDVGKPGSAPAPSSARAQIHMVVRAEPDPRYVFQFGGEPECGPVVYQVPGGAGGGGQRQPVFTCRFSAGRRASRSRSLTPQSSMTRSASRRLRSWLSSTLHGDGRRDGSREQRKGWTVTIHDLSGSPVAAASMVTPFVPSPGSGRVSRANPGSWLILQATGAGPSSWKPWARLEAWRERGPVDALGYRLELVFDSGPHECAVPIAESSISTRRGGQFVIDPATFPEAAAGAAWPFAGGFVMGSTVEGEGRASRPTVQVGVQHVTCMGDVALFVALSAAVDLCMDACKLFSQRLRKELCQDQDE